Proteins encoded together in one Osmia lignaria lignaria isolate PbOS001 chromosome 4, iyOsmLign1, whole genome shotgun sequence window:
- the CCT5 gene encoding chaperonin containing TCP1 subunit 5, with the protein MTAIPGTVAFDEYGRPFIILRDQEKQKRLTGIDAIKSHILAARNVANILKTSLGPKGLDKLMVSCDGDITVTNDGATILKNMDVDHEIAKLMVQLSQSQDDEIGDGTTGVVVLAGALLEQAEQLLDKGIHPIRIADGFEMAAKCAVDHLKEIVDEFEGSTENLEPYIEIAMTSLGSKIINKCHRQMAEIAVNAVFAVLDPVSRDVNFELIKVEGKVGGRLEDTVLVRGVVIDKDFSHPQMPKRLENVKLAILTCPFEPPKPKTKHKLDVTSVEDYRALRDYEQEKFTEMVKRVKDAGTTLAICQWGFDDEANHLLLQNNLPAVRWVGGPEIELIAIATGGRIVPRFEELTPEKLGHAGIVRELTFGTTKDRMLVIEECKNSRAVTIFIRGGNKMIIEEAKRAIHDALCTVRNVIKSQLILYGGGAAEISCAIACTAQANKISTLEQYAFRAFAEALEAIPMALAENSGLSPVDTLTEIKARQILEKNPSFGIDCMNRGTVDMKLQNVVETLTSKTQQIVLATQLVKMILKIDDIRSPSDAGDAA; encoded by the exons atgactGCGATACCTGGTACTGTGGCCTTTGACGAATATGGACGTCCTTTCATTATTCTTCGTGACCAAGAGAAACAAAAACGCCTAACCGGCATAGATGCAATTAAG tcaCATATTTTGGCAGCCCGTAATGTGGCCAACATTCTCAAAACCTCCTTAGGACCTAAGGGTCTTGATAAATTGATGGTGAGCTGTGATGGAGATATCACTGTAACAAATGATGGAGCAACAATTCTGAAGAACATGGATGTGGACCATGAGATTGCTAAATTAATGGTTCAATTATCACAGTCTCAGGATGATGAAATTGGGGATGGTACTACTGGAGTAGTTGTGTTAGCTGGTGCCCTTTTGGAACAAGCTGAACAACTGCTAGATAAAGGAATTCACCCGATTAGAATAGCAGATGGTTTTGAAATGGCAGCAAAGTGCGCAGTAGATCATCTGAAAGAAATTGTAGATGAGTTTGAGGGCAGCACAGAAAATTTAGAGCCATATATTGAAATTGCTATGACTAGTCTTGGTTCAAAAAT catCAACAAGTGCCACAGGCAAATGGCAGAAATAGCTGTAAATGCGGTATTTGCGGTTTTAGATCCTGTTTCGCGCGACGTGAACTTTGAGTTGAtaaaggtagaaggaaaagttgGTGGTAGATTAGAAGATACTGTCTTAGTCCGGGGTGTTGTAATTGACAAAGACTTCAGCCATCCTCAAATGCCAAAG AGGTTGGAGAATGTTAAATTGGCAATTCTGACCTGTCCGTTTGAACCGCCCAAGCCGAAAACGAAACACAAGTTGGATGTTACCTCCGTCGAAGACTACAGAGCGCTGCGCGATTACGAACAAGAAAAGTTCACGGAAATGGTGAAGAGGGTTAAAGATGCCGGAACAACCCTTGCTATTTGTCAATGGGGATTCGATGACGAGGCCAACCATCTTCTTCTCCAAAATAATTTACCAGCAGTCAGATGGGTTGGTGGGCCAGAAATCGAA CTAATCGCCATTGCTACCGGTGGTCGTATCGTTCCGCGTTTCGAGGAGTTGACACCAGAGAAACTTGGCCATGCAGGCATCGTCAGGGAACTAACTTTCGGCACGACTAAGGACCGAATGCTCGTTATCGAAGAATGCAAGAACTCCCGAGCGGTCACTATTTTCATTCGCGGTGGTAATAAAATG ATTATCGAAGAAGCCAAACGAGCTATTCACGACGCCCTGTGTACAGTTCGTAATGTCATTAAGAGCCAACTAATTTTATACGGTGGCGGTGCTGCCGAAATATCTTGCGCAATTGCGTGCACAGCTCAGGCAAACAAGATCAGCACTTTGGAGCAATACGCGTTCCGTGCGTTTGCCGAAGCTTTGGAAGCCATTCCAATGGCGCTCGCTGAAAATTCCGGTCTTTCACCCGTAGATACCTTAACCGAAATAAAAGCCCGCCAAATACTCGAGAAGAATCCCAGTTTTGGTATCGATTGTATGAATCGTGGCACTGTCG ATATGAAATTGCAAAACGTTGTCGAAACATTGACCAGTAAAACGCAACAGATCGTATTAGCCACACAATTGGTAAAGATGATACTTAAGATTGATGATATACGTTCACCGAGCGATGCCGGTGATGCAGCCTAA
- the spab gene encoding space blanket — protein sequence MHTCFAVTVVVLAITVHFGVEGWGGLFNRFSPEMLSNLGYGSHGDYMSKTGLYQRPLSAGYGNSYGESLEDVVPCFERRCTANEHCCQGSICVNVDGAMGHCVYDLGQKQGELCRNDNDCETGLMCAEIAGSETRSCQPPVTANKLYNEECNMSGECDVTRGLCCQLQRRHRQTPRKVCAYFKDPLVCIGPVAMDQMKSVVQYTSGEKRITGQGNRLFKRVPFA from the exons ATGCACACGTGTTTTGCAGTGACCGTTGTCGTTTTAGCGATCACGGTACACTTTGGTGTCGAAGGATGGGGTGGTTTGTTTAATCGTTTCAGCCCGGAAATGCTGTCGAATCTTGGCTACGGAAGTCACGGTGACTACATGAGCAAAACGGGACTGTATCAG CGACCATTGTCGGCTGGATATGGGAATTCTTATGGAGAATCGTTAGAAGACGTGGTGCCGTGCTTCGAGAGAAGATGCACCGCTAACGAGCACTGTTGTCAGGGCTCTATCTGCGTGAACGTTGATGGAG CAATGGGTCATTGCGTGTACGACTTGGGACAGAAACAGGGTGAATTATGCAGGAATGACAACGACTGCGAAACTGGACTGATGTGTGCCGAGATAGCCGGTAGCGAAACTCGTTCCTGTCAACCACCGGTCACTGCTAATAAACTGTATA ATGAGGAGTGCAACATGTCTGGGGAATGCGATGTCACTCGTGGTTTGTGCTGCCAGCTTCAAAGACGTCATCGACAAACGCCAAGAAAG GTTTGTGCATATTTTAAAGATCCTCTGGTATGTATTGGACCAGTCGCGATGGACCAGATGAAGTCCGTTGTGCAGTACACTTCCGGTGAGAAGCGTATCACCGGACAGGGAAATCGACTTTTCAAACGAGTTCCTTTCGCCTAA
- the flz gene encoding transmembrane serine protease filzig — MAIGKNIHLFLVILSSTSVISHSHVPEAAGRRLFGGYRIVPKACQPTLPTRANSNEPTLCMFNYECSRRNGKVVGACMDGFLFGACCQLPSKISSDGDKISFTDELFNLHEIDHVPDIPILLNSDGTPLGMTISQDSTVKTETSGTSNHPNNEGTTYTKISTFDAPSSTIKAPSTGAHHEDIVENAEKPQLPAQPDLSHLEEDFQALLGQQNVLDDLALPGLLSHSDSNNDIQNHQDNSAVNPVTTLLSPDQILQIADPVDQLPALFSQGLGQNNHSSADTILLNENGTTLNETHNPDDLFKPTAESSTEDRVVETQSTTQRSKVTEGVMETRKPSSETTYQASSTSQWLKFPASSVSDTMLSDSDDHKFSTSSMTRLPVVTQMYANTQRLTTASSILETAMDNFEKISTVEERVSTKYVDALSSNDDKTTTPMSTLSDKKEELIRVPTITYDTSSGNKKDDDVDKEELAINHIISILNDTKPGAGTTIQTPNSSINKWVSIDETSKPSLVRISTTRPTSGPSSTFPYTFYKPGQSSNYYSYETVPTETTYSSYPTSNSYSSRPSTQSTFSSYSTKTTTNPPAPTVIVLGPLNTEYTTEIAQKIITKKPVTDSVRPTSSFRPTSGPFRPLTTRKPSVSTTITHNISTVISNVATNNVVSTSFFSVNLKDGTTSKPTVSNNLSTEAAVLENDTEQNSEKISTKRPNVWTTSSWSSKPSFYLKPSTPSDENMTPVDTIVFKEPVVSTTINFKATTSVPHCDEETAAPDDLINFPPVRNPNFNTSTPIVQHEKPTIVETFNNTGYPDIEIISENDIPTPTFIEDDVLNNKVDTFVNKIVQSLQGNFQDLKDIVYNRVNATTAAPSTVTKRPATTTRKPVRRPATTAKPSYTTTKKPATTKRPVSRPTSSRPSVSEKPVRPTKPTTAKPKPTTVSSATTRRPQVTTKRTKPTRRPTTTPAISTEAIVADEDSSISNNIETTTTPQITSSNDFRSQCGIRPLIKSGRIVGGKAATFGEWPWQVLVREATWLGLFTKNKCGGVLITDKYVITAAHCQPGFLATLVAVFGEFDLSGELESKRSVTRNVRRVIVNRGYNPTTFESDLALLELESPIQFDVHIVPICMPDDGIDFTGRMATVTGWGRLKYNGGVPSVLQEVQVPIIKNSVCQEMFQTGGHSKLILDSFLCAGYATGQKDSCEGDSGGPLVMQRPDGRWFLVGTVSHGITCAAPYLPGVYMRTTYFKPWLHSITGV, encoded by the exons ATGGCTATCGGGAAGAATATCCACTTGTTCCTCGTCATCCTTTCTTCGACGTCCGTCATTTCACACTCTCACGTGCCCGAAGCCGCAG GTAGAAGGTTGTTCGGTGGGTACAGGATAGTCCCAAAAGCGTGTCAACCGACGCTTCCAACCCGAGCGAATTCAAACGAGCCAACACTATGCATGTTCAACTACGAGTGTTCACGTAGAAATGGAAAAGTAGTCGGCGCGTGTATGGACGGTTTCCTATTCGGCGCGTGTTGCCAGCTGCCGTCGAAAATCAGCAGCGACGGTGACAAAATTTCATTCACCGATGAACTGTTCAATCTGCACGAAATCGATCACGTCCCAGATATACCGATCCTCTTAAACTCGGATGGCACACCGCTCGGAATGACGATCTCTCAAGACAGCACCGTTAAAACCGAGACGTCCGGGACATCCAATCATCCCAATAACGAAGGAACCACCTACACCAAGATTTCAACGTTCGACGCGCCTTCTAGCACCATAAAAGCACCGTCAACTGGTGCACACCACGAGGACATCGTCGAGAACGCGGAGAAACCTCAATTACCGGCTCAGCCAGACTTAAGTCACCTGGAGGAAGATTTTCAGGCTCTGTTGGGCCAGCAGAACGTGTTGGACGATTTAGCTCTTCCTGGACTGTTGAGTCATTCCGACTCGAACAATGACATTCAGAATCATCAGGACAATTCGGCTGTTAATCCGGTCACCACGCTGCTGAGTCCTGATCAGATACTTCAGATAGCTGATCCAGTGGATCAGTTGCCAGCTTTGTTCTCTCAAGGTTTGGGTCAGAATAACCACAGTTCAGCCGATACCATATTGTTGAACGAGAATGGAACCACACTGAACGAGACGCATAACCCTGACGATTTGTTCAAGCCTACCGCAGAATCCAGCACCGAGGACAGGGTCGTTGAAACTCAGAGCACCACTCAGAGATCAAAAGTAACTGAAGGTGTAATGGAGACGAGGAAACCTTCTTCAGAGACCACTTATCAGGCTAGTTCTACGAGTCAATGGTTGAAGTTCCCTGCATCCTCGGTATCCGACACCATGCTTTCTGATTCTGATGATCACAAGTTTAGTACTTCCTCGATGACGAGATTACCGGTTGTTACCCAGATGTACGCCAACACGCAGAGGCTCACCACCGCTTCCTCCATCCTGGAGACTGCCATGGACAATTTCGAGAAGATCAGCACGGTAGAGGAGAGGGTGTCGACGAAGTACGTGGATGCTCTAAGTTCGAACGATGATAAAACCACCACGCCGATGAGTACTTTAAGCGATAAAAAGGAGGAGTTGATCAGGGTGCCTACTATCACTTATGACACGTCCTCAGGGAACAAGAAGGACGATGATGTAGATAAAGAGGAGCTGGCGATCAATCATATCATATCAATATTGAACGATACGAAACCCGGTGCTGGTACCACTATTCAAACCCCAAATTCGTCCATCAACAAATGGGTCAGCATCGATGAAACCTCGAAGCCATCCCTGGTCAGGATCTCTACAACGAGACCCACGAGTGGACCCTCTTCGACTTTCCCTTACACGTTCTACAAGCCAGGACAATCCTCGAATTATTATAGCTACGAAACAGTGCCCACTGAAACGACCTACTCTTCCTATCCAACTTCAAATTCGTATTCTTCAAGGCCGTCGACTCAGTCGACCTTCTCCAGTTATTCCACCAAGACGACCACGAATCCTCCTGCTCCTACTGTGATAGTTCTAGGTCCACTCAACACCGAGTACACCACCGAAATCGCCCAGAAGATCATCACCAAGAAACCAGTGACTGATTCCGTCAGACCTACCTCGTCCTTCAGACCTACCTCGGGACCCTTCAGACCTCTCACCACCAGAAAGCCCAGCGTCTCTACCACCATAACCCACAACATCAGCACGGTGATTTCGAACGTGGCCACGAATAACGTCGTCTCGACCAGTTTCTTCAGCGTTAATTTAAAGGACGGGACCACTTCGAAGCCAACGGTGAGCAACAACCTCAGCACAGAGGCTGCTGTCTTAGAGAATGATACTGAACAGAATTCTGAGAAGATATCGACGAAGAGACCTAACGTTTGGACCACTTCTTCTTGGTCCAGTAAACCAAGCTTCTATTTGAAACCATCGACGCCATCGGACGAGAACATGACACCTGTCGATACTATAGTCTTCAAAGAACCTGTCGTTTCGACCACAATCAATTTCAAGGCGACCACGTCGGTGCCTCATTGTGACGAAGAGACAGCAGCACCAGATGACTTGATCAACTTCCCACCTGTTCGAAACCCGAACTTTAATACCTCGACGCCCATCGTTCAACACGAGAAACCGACCATCGTGGAGACTTTCAATAATACAGGCTATCCCGATATCGAGATTATCAGCGAGAATGATATTCCAACACCCACCTTCATCGAGGATGATGTCTTGAATAATAAAGTCGATACCTTTGTGAATAAGATTGTTCAATCGCTACAAGGCAATTTTCAg gaTCTCAAAGATATCGTGTACAATCGTGTCAACGCGACCACGGCTGCTCCATCCACGGTGACAAAGAGACCAGCGACCACCACGAGGAAACCCGTGCGAAGACCAGCGACTACTGCGAAGCCTTCGTACACGACGACGAAGAAACCAGCCACCACGAAGAGGCCAGTTAGTCGTCCAACATCCTCCAGGCCGTCGGTGTCGGAGAAACCAGTTCGTCCGACGAAACCGACTACTGCGAAACCGAAACCGACCACGGTGTCCAGTGCGACCACGAGGAGACCCCAGGTTACAACGAAACGTACGAAACCGACTAGAAGACCCACTACAACGCCAGCGATAAGCACCGAAGCGATAGTCGCTGACGAAGACAGCAGCATTTCGAACAACATCGAAACTACCACTACCCCACAGATCACATCGTCGAACGATTTTCGTTCAC AATGCGGTATAAGACCTCTGATTAAGTCAGGTAGAATCGTCGGTGGTAAAGCAGCGACTTTTGGCGAATGGCCGTGGCAGGTTTTGGTTCGCGAGGCCACTTGGCTTGGTCTTTTCACGAAGAATAAATGCGGAGGTGTTTTGATCACTGATAAATACGTCATCACTGCAGCTCATTGTCAACCAGG ATTTTTGGCAACTTTAGTAGCTGTTTTCGGAGAGTTCGATTTGTCAGGTGAATTGGAATCGAAACGCAGTGTGACCAGGAACGTTAGACGAGTTATAGTGAATAGAGGCTACAATCCAACGACTTTTGAAAGCGATCTGGCTCTTTTGGAACTGGAATCGCCGATACAATTCGACGTTCACATCGTGCCCATTTGCATGCCCGATGATGGTATAGATTTTACTGGTAGAATGGCCACGGTTACCGGTTGGGGACGATTGAAATACA ATGGCGGAGTACCTTCCGTTCTGCAAGAAGTCCAAGTGCCCATAATAAAGAATTCCGTGTGTCAAGAGATGTTCCAGACTGGTGGACATTCCAAGCTGATTCTCGACAGTTTCTTGTGCGCTGGTTACGCCACTGGCCAGAAAGACTCTTGCGAG GGTGACAGCGGTGGACCATTGGTGATGCAACGACCCGATGGAAGATGGTTCTTGGTGGGCACCGTGTCTCACGGAATAACCTGTGCCGCGCCCTATCTTCCAGGTGTCTATATGAGGACGACTTACTTCAAACCTTGGCTGCACAGCATCACCGGGGTCTGA